From the Pseudarthrobacter sp. MM222 genome, one window contains:
- a CDS encoding cold-shock protein: MATGTVKWFNAEKGFGFISPDDSSQDVFAHYSAIASSGFRSLEENQKVSFETEQGPKGPQAVNIQAL; the protein is encoded by the coding sequence ATGGCTACTGGTACCGTCAAATGGTTTAACGCTGAAAAGGGCTTCGGCTTCATTTCCCCCGATGACTCCTCACAGGACGTCTTCGCACACTACTCCGCGATCGCCTCTTCCGGCTTCCGCTCCCTCGAAGAGAACCAGAAGGTCTCCTTCGAAACCGAGCAGGGCCCCAAGGGTCCCCAGGCCGTAAACATCCAGGCTCTCTAA